In Panicum virgatum strain AP13 chromosome 4N, P.virgatum_v5, whole genome shotgun sequence, a single window of DNA contains:
- the LOC120669343 gene encoding uncharacterized protein LOC120669343, with the protein MDPGDVLAVRFHLGGRFDYDGYNVIYIGETSVRSSHLDRDKISLPEVRGFLSDHVTLGKDNDVQLHRLYHGQDLNSGLRTLNDDKICQFMSDCITDDSVAEIYVEIRKSYGGDNSEGFDPDEEEADTESDEEYVDGDSSDVDEEADEFRTVARNQRSNPAATKELLLEMEEVAAEVNALQDDNDDEAPMINSSDEYSYEEDDEGEAIRRKSRFPKFDSDAACPTFSLGMIFAGRVQFKDALIKYGLATRRHLNFPKDKKDRIRCKCSWKGCPWMIFASKDKNHFKVKTFNDVHQCPQRRDNRLVTAPRIADRFENIIRANPSWRLLNIKETVFLEMGAEVSLSKIKRAKSIVMRRIYGSCKGEYAKVFQYQAEILWTNLGSTVAVCLEPEYVFHVFQRIYVCFDACKKGFIAGCRKVIGVDGCFFKGACNGELICAIGRDANNQIYPVAWAVVEKETEDSWSWFFGLLQKDLNIPIGGKGWVIISDQQKGLLNAVAKYFPECEHRMCTRHIYANWRKTYRKTDYQKPFWMCAKASNLQFFNYCKAKLAQLTAAGAKDMMNTNPKHYVRTKVYVRIQQNKAKSAKWNSRICPNIMKKLNKYINLAQHCTAIWNGKDGYEVKDKDRRYTVDIGSKTCSCRYWQLSGIPCHHAVTAIYLNSLPLEDYIADCYSVVEYNKIYDHCMLPMEGMDQWPTDPRQPQPPAYVKMPGRPRKERRREPGESKKVLESSRPLKKARTNGGTQGSSQASELSQVQSQTTSTPVKRKAQVAAKARLRKASTRE; encoded by the exons ATGGATCCTGGAGATGTATTGGCAGTTAGGTTTCATCTTGGGGGAAGGTTTGATTACGATGGTTACAACGTCATCTACATAGGTGAAACATCTGTTAGATCATCTCACTTGGATAGGGATAAGATATCTTTGCCTGAAGTTAGGGGATTTTTGTCAGATCATGTGACACTTGGCAAAGATAATGATGTCCAACTTCACAGGCTTTATCATGGACAAGATCTAAACAGTGGTTTGAGGACTCTAAATGATGACAAGATATGCCAGTTCATGTCTGATTGCATTACAGATGATAGTGTTGCTGAAATTTATGTGGAGATTCGCAAGAGTTATGGAG GAGACAACTCAGAAGGATTTGACCCTGATGAGGAGGAAGCTGATACAGAATCTGATGAAGAATATGTGGATGGTGACAGTTCAGATGTTGATGAAGAGGCAGATGAGTTTAGGACAGTTGCTAGGAATCAAAGGTCTAACCCTGCAGCCACTAAAGAATTACTGTTGGAGATGGAAGAGGTTGCAGCTGAAGTAAATGCATTGCAGGATGACAATGATGATGAAGCCCCCATGATAAATTCAAGTGATGAGTACAGttatgaagaagatgatgagggTGAGGCAATTAGAAGGAAGAGCAGGTTTCCAAAATTTGATAGTGATGCAGCTTGTCCCACTTTTTCTCTTGGTATGATCTTTGCTGGGAGGGTGCAATTCAAGGATGCTCTCATCAAGTATGGTTTGGCTACTAGGAGACACCTCAATTTCCCAAAGGATAAGAAGGATAGGATCAGATGTAAATGTTCATGGAAGGGTTGCCCATGGATGATTTTTGCTTCTAAAGACAAAAATCACTTTAAGGTGAAGACATTCAATGATGTTCACCAGTGCCCACAGAGAAGGGACAACAGATTGGTGACAGCACCTAGAATAGCTGATAGATTTGAGAACATCATTAGGGCCAATCCATCATGGAGGCTTCTCAATATCAAGGAGACTGTGTTCCTTGAGATGGGTGCGGAAGTTTCTTTGTCCAAGATTAAGAGAGCAAAGTCAATTGTCATGAGAAGGATATATGGGTCATGCAAAGGAGAGTATGCCAAGGTCTTTCAGTATCAAGCAGAGATACTTTGGACAAACCTAGGTAGCACGGTTGCAGTGTGCTTGGAACCTGAGTATGTTTTCCATGTGTTTCAGAGAATATATGTTTGCTTTGATGCTTGCAAGAAAGGTTTTATTGCTGGATGCAGAAAAGTTATTGGAGTGGATGGGTGCTTCTTCAAGGGAGCTTGCAATGGTGAACTTATATGTGCTATTGGAAGAGATGCAAATAATCAGATATATCCAGTAGCTTGGGCAGTGGTGGAGAAGGAGACTGAAGACTCTTGGTCTTGGTTCTTTGGTCTTCTGCAAAAGGATCTGAACATCCCCATTGGTGGCAAGGGCTGGGTTATAATCTCTGATCAACAAAAGGGTTTGCTTAATGCAGTTGCTAAATACTTTCCAGAATGTGAACATAGAATGTGCACAAGGCACATTTATGCAAATTGGAGGAAGACCTATAGGAAGACTGATTACCAAAAGCCCTTTTGGATGTGTGCCAAAGCTTCTAATTTGCAATTTTTCAACTATTGCAAGGCAAAGTTAGCCCAATTAACAGCTGCTGGTGCTAAAGATATGATGAATACAAACCCCAAACATTATGTGAGGACCAAAGTTTATGTGAGGATacaacaaaataaagcaaagtCAGCCAAAtggaactcaaggatatgtccAAATATTATGAAGAAATTGAACAAGTATATTAACCTTGCTCAGCACTGCACTGCAATATGGAATGGGAAAGATGGATATGAGGTCAAAGACAAGGACAGGAGGTACACAGTTGATATTGGCTCAAAGACTTGTTCTTGCAGGTATTGGCAGCTGTCTGGCATTCCTTGTCATCATGCCGTCACTGCAATATACTTGAACAGTCTGCCACTAGAGGACTACATAGCTGATTGTTACTCAGTAGTGGAGTACAATAAGATCTATGATCATTGCATGCTGCCAATGGAAGGAATGGACCAGTGGCCGACTGACCCTAGGCAACCTCAGCCTCCAGCATATGTGAAGATGCCCGGGAGgccaagaaaagagaggaggagAGAACCTGGTGAGTCCAAGAAG GTACTTGAGAGCAGCAGGCCCCTTAAGAAGGCAAGGACAAATGGAGGCACCCAAGGTAGTAGTCAGGCATCTGAATT